The Nocardia higoensis genome has a segment encoding these proteins:
- a CDS encoding LysR family transcriptional regulator: MDPHLRDLRYFVAVAEELHFTNAAQRLHIAQPTLSRQIRQLERQLDVVLFDRNQRSVALTVAGKELLEGARKMLELWEVTNISLQEAGEVLRVGIQSAMGRGLLNDLESASGYRLALHAASWNDASSGLAGRQADLALVWLPLPDSNRYRWQVLRTEPRWVLLPENHPLAGHEVIDFADLLDEPFIALPAEAGAIRDFWLGNDARGGRAPKIGAEAATPEDKLEAVSLGLGVCLLAENNVPMYRWPGLTARPLSGIAPCELAVAWRADDTRPTILEFAGRATEGGFATVQQPQPVAS; this comes from the coding sequence ATGGACCCGCACTTGCGCGACCTGCGGTATTTCGTCGCCGTCGCTGAGGAACTGCATTTCACCAACGCCGCTCAGCGGCTGCACATCGCTCAACCCACCCTGTCCCGGCAGATCCGTCAGCTGGAACGTCAACTCGACGTCGTGCTGTTCGATCGCAACCAGCGCAGCGTGGCGCTGACCGTCGCGGGCAAGGAACTGCTCGAAGGCGCGCGCAAGATGCTGGAGCTGTGGGAGGTCACCAATATCTCGCTACAGGAAGCGGGCGAGGTCTTACGCGTGGGCATCCAGTCCGCGATGGGCCGCGGACTGCTGAACGATCTGGAGAGCGCGAGCGGATATCGGCTGGCCCTGCACGCCGCCTCCTGGAACGACGCTTCCAGCGGACTGGCGGGCAGACAGGCCGATCTGGCGCTGGTCTGGCTGCCGTTGCCCGACTCCAACCGCTACCGGTGGCAGGTGCTGCGCACCGAACCGCGCTGGGTGCTGCTGCCGGAGAACCATCCGCTGGCCGGTCACGAGGTCATCGATTTCGCCGATCTGCTCGACGAGCCGTTCATCGCCCTGCCCGCCGAAGCCGGGGCGATCCGCGACTTCTGGCTGGGCAACGACGCGCGCGGCGGCCGGGCCCCCAAGATCGGCGCCGAGGCGGCCACCCCCGAGGACAAGCTCGAAGCCGTCAGCCTCGGCCTCGGCGTGTGCCTGCTGGCCGAGAACAATGTGCCGATGTACCGGTGGCCGGGTCTGACCGCGCGCCCGCTCAGCGGAATCGCGCCGTGCGAACTGGCGGTCGCCTGGCGCGCCGACGACACCCGACCGACCATTCTCGAGTTCGCCGGCCGCGCGACCGAGGGTGGTTTCGCCACCGTGCAGCAACCCCAGCCGGTCGCGAGCTGA
- a CDS encoding protein kinase domain-containing protein produces the protein MTALDTQATGAYSPDADPTATAALATATTGPGPGRELDPLDRIHVGQRVGDFDLLTGLGRGAFARVFLARQRSMQRLVAVKISADHGTEAQTLAQLDHDYIVRVFDQRLMDAQRGSGAATRRLRLLYMQFLPGGTLLSVLRWVRNTRPAERDGKLLLAAVDAAMEEKGEIRPTDSSVRAEIAALSWPETVAWLGRRLAEALEYAATHEVLHRDVKPANVLLTAEAVPKLADFNISFSRNVSGASPVAYFGGSLSYMSPEQLEACHPGRARSAADLDTRADIFSLGVVLWELLTGAKPFDDSTAGVGERSDDTTLEAMLERRRLGVDPAALERVPADCPAALRRVLLTCLESDRENRWASGEVLAKQLDLCLDQRARDLVDPKPGSWRLRLRPWIIPVLVIAIGVPNLLASLYNIQHNQTLIVSRMDEEAQRTFLIITGIVNSVFFPLGFLVVAYLSRSVLAVPRGLRKGRRYDAETLRRARNDALLLGERAVVIPFALWVLAGLTFPLALQLSTGGITANAVVHFLASLVVCGAIAASYPFFLATFYIVRCIYPIFLRHGEISAGDAVRLRALDRRCNGYLAVAASVPLLAVAGVTFLPPADIPQVIVAVRVLSVGAIVAFVGSYLLFRALEADLHALERVVAPDSIHRDTDRSGPAEPRS, from the coding sequence GTGACAGCGCTCGACACACAGGCCACCGGCGCCTACTCCCCGGACGCCGATCCCACCGCGACCGCCGCCCTGGCGACCGCGACGACCGGCCCCGGCCCGGGCAGGGAACTCGACCCGCTCGACCGCATCCACGTCGGTCAGCGGGTGGGCGATTTCGATCTGCTCACCGGGCTGGGGCGCGGCGCGTTCGCACGGGTGTTCCTGGCCAGGCAGCGCTCGATGCAACGACTGGTCGCGGTGAAGATCTCCGCAGATCACGGCACCGAGGCGCAGACGCTGGCCCAGCTCGACCACGACTACATCGTGCGCGTATTCGATCAGCGGCTGATGGATGCCCAGCGTGGTTCCGGGGCGGCGACGCGGCGGCTGCGCCTGCTGTACATGCAGTTCCTGCCGGGTGGCACGCTGCTGAGCGTGCTGCGCTGGGTGCGCAACACCCGGCCCGCCGAGCGCGACGGCAAGCTGCTACTGGCCGCGGTGGACGCGGCGATGGAGGAGAAGGGCGAGATCCGGCCCACCGATTCCAGCGTGCGCGCCGAGATCGCGGCGCTGAGCTGGCCGGAGACGGTCGCCTGGCTCGGTCGCCGGCTCGCCGAGGCGCTGGAGTACGCCGCCACCCACGAGGTGCTGCACAGGGACGTGAAACCGGCGAATGTGTTGCTGACCGCCGAGGCGGTCCCGAAGCTGGCCGATTTCAACATCAGTTTCAGCCGCAATGTGTCCGGTGCCAGCCCGGTCGCCTACTTCGGCGGCTCGCTGTCCTACATGTCGCCCGAGCAACTCGAGGCCTGTCATCCCGGGCGGGCTCGTTCGGCGGCCGATCTGGATACCCGGGCGGACATCTTCTCCCTCGGCGTGGTGCTGTGGGAGTTGCTCACCGGTGCCAAGCCCTTCGACGACTCCACCGCGGGCGTCGGTGAGCGCAGCGACGACACCACCCTCGAGGCGATGCTGGAGCGCCGCAGGCTCGGCGTGGACCCGGCCGCGCTGGAACGGGTACCGGCGGACTGCCCCGCCGCGTTGCGCCGGGTGCTGCTGACCTGCCTGGAGTCCGACCGCGAGAACCGGTGGGCCAGCGGCGAAGTGCTCGCCAAACAGCTCGATCTGTGCCTGGATCAGCGGGCCAGGGATCTGGTCGATCCCAAGCCGGGCAGCTGGCGGCTGCGGCTGCGGCCGTGGATCATCCCGGTGCTGGTGATCGCGATCGGGGTGCCGAATCTGCTCGCCTCGCTGTACAACATCCAGCACAACCAGACCCTCATCGTCTCCCGGATGGACGAGGAGGCCCAGCGCACCTTCCTGATCATCACCGGCATCGTGAACAGCGTCTTCTTCCCACTCGGATTCCTCGTGGTGGCCTACTTGTCGCGCTCGGTACTCGCGGTGCCGCGAGGTCTGCGCAAAGGCAGACGCTACGACGCGGAAACGCTGCGGAGAGCACGCAACGACGCGTTGCTGCTCGGCGAGCGCGCGGTGGTGATCCCGTTCGCGCTCTGGGTGCTGGCCGGGCTCACCTTCCCGCTCGCGCTGCAGTTGTCGACCGGCGGCATCACCGCGAACGCTGTCGTCCACTTCCTGGCCTCGCTGGTGGTCTGCGGCGCGATCGCGGCGTCGTATCCGTTCTTCCTGGCGACCTTCTACATCGTGCGCTGTATCTATCCGATCTTCCTGCGACACGGGGAGATCAGCGCGGGGGACGCGGTCCGGTTGCGAGCGCTGGACCGGCGCTGCAACGGTTACCTGGCGGTGGCCGCGTCGGTGCCGCTGCTGGCCGTGGCCGGGGTGACGTTCCTGCCGCCCGCCGACATCCCGCAGGTGATCGTCGCGGTACGTGTGCTGTCAGTCGGCGCCATCGTCGCCTTCGTGGGGTCGTATCTGCTGTTCCGTGCGCTGGAGGCCGACCTGCACGCCCTCGAGCGGGTGGTCGCGCCCGATTCGATCCACCGCGACACCGACCGTTCCGGTCC